One Xiphophorus maculatus strain JP 163 A chromosome 10, X_maculatus-5.0-male, whole genome shotgun sequence genomic region harbors:
- the LOC102225668 gene encoding integrin alpha-M-like codes for MDWKITVALFCLVLKAAVGFNVDSGAWKILSQSDESFGYQVVQRQSDLLVSAPLLQYEGNKRGRIYQCNTGGSCSNLVALEQRAAVNMSLGLAMANDPSTQNTMVCGPTIPRDCKTITMYNGLCYELNPDNTFVKSYPSATEECQIQADIAFLLDGSGSIAGDDFSRMKEFVKNLIRTFLGRDTQFAITQFSFYPTTHYYFNTFSTSNWESQIDKIKQLYGGTYTARAIQNVVDNVFSQERGSRSNVKKILIVITDGESSDSQNLPAATQSADQKNILRFTIGVGNAFTNYYAKQELIMIASQPADNFVFQVGSFDALDKIRDNLQAKIFSIEGSQSDGETLKQEMSQEGFRAAYVSGYIQMTMVGANQWKGGYKKYLLSNVLNNATFEPPSIQPDSYLGYSMAVAKTNNGPLTILGAPRNQHKGVVMTVFNEKLEDQIRPFQSQTGEYFGAEVCAMDVDSDGVTDLILISSPMYKDVDREGRVYVCELSRLSVVCYFDNPLQITTLRGDVSVRGRFGSSLAVLPDINADTFNDLAVGAPLENDGQGSIYIFQGEGGRKINPTYSQRIAASAVQSGLKLFGISISQSSYDHSGDGLTDLAVGSKGKVVILRSRPVVTVTATVSFNPNLIPTQNPNCSEPLPSNATVCFTMSKLSNVNEAQAQVNFTLTLDANRKIPNNRAEISKDVRHKSGSLNLNLNRKECIDVDFFIESCPEDALNPLNNELRFMFGGLPSGSNPRPSLSPQVQTTTFHYIGFEISCGADKVCEDNLKVDFNFTKSSVVKVGIDELLNVTVSVKNRGENSYNSRITLTYPVGLSYRKVTPLEGRIECNSVDSEDGVTKGKTVCSVDKPIFKSNSMAIFIVSYGFNTNRGLSRKIEVTAKATSDNERHSSSSEVDKKQEIDVKYSVFVTIESSLSYNNFTFGENAAQKPLEQKIKVFNTIRPLNLTVVIKVPVKLGDKDIWMDMSSFQIPDCQSSRDEEPTVTDFVDKIKEKKILDCTVAKCRVFRCYQFMERNKDKTYTISANISSGWIEQIGLSSAKFLLTSTASLEYDENQYIFFSTTSNSDPPVHKIEAEVEVFPKPDFTKEIIGGSLGGLAFLALLTAGLYKAGFFKSKYNDMINKNAEAEGDAPAEG; via the exons ATGGACTGGAAAATTACTGTGGCACTTTTCTGTTTAG TGCTAAAAGCTGCCGTTGGCTTTAATGTTGATTCTGGGGCTTGGAAAATCCTGAGTCAGTCTGATGAAAGTTTTGGCTACCAGGTGGTGCAAAGACAATCAGA TCTCCTTGTCAGCGCCCCACTACTCCAGTATGAAGGGAATAAAAGGGGACGGATATATCAGTGCAACACAGGAGGCAGTTGTAGCAATCTTGTTGCTCTAG AGCAAAGAGCTGCTGTCAACATGTCTCTTGGTTTGGCGATGGCAAATGATCCGtcaacacaaaacacaatg GTCTGTGGTCCAACCATTCCCAGAGACTGCAAAACTATCACCATGTACAACGGTTTGTGCTATGAGCTCAATCCAGATAATACGTTTGTAAAGTCTTACCCGTCTGCCACTGAAG AGTGTCAAATCCAAGCTGACATTGCATTTCTGCTGGATGGCTCAGGCAGTATAGCTGGTGATGATTTCAGCAGAATGAAagaatttgtgaaaaatctgaTCAGAACATTCCTGGGAAGAGATACACAG tttgccaTCACCCAGTTTTCCTTTTATCCAACAACACATTACTACTTTAACACGTTTAGCACTTCCAACTGGGAATCTCAAATTGACAAGATCAAACAGTTATACGGAGGAACATATACAGCTAGAGCCATCCAAAATGTTGT ggaTAACGTCTTCTCACAAGAAAGGGGTTCCAggtcaaatgtgaaaaaaattttaatagtGATTACAGATGGAGAGTCTAGTGATAGCCAAAACTTACCAGCAGCAACACAGTCAGCTGATCAAAAAAACATTCTTCGATTTACTATTGGG GTGGGGAACGCATTCACAAATTACTATGCAAAACAAGAACTCATAATGATTGCATCTCAACCTGCTGacaattttgtgtttcaagTGGGAAGCTTTGATGCTCTTGACAAAATACGGGACAACTTGCAGGCCAAAATTTTTTCCATTGAAG GATCACAAAGTGATGGAGAGacactgaaacaggaaatgtctcAAGAAGGCTTCAGAGCAGCTTATGTGTCTGGG TATATTCAGATGACTATGGTTGGTGCTAACCAGTGGAAAGGAGGCTACAAGAAATACTTGCTTAGTAATGTTTTAAACAACGCCACATTTGAGCCACCATCCATTCAGCCTGACAGTTACCTTG GTTATTCTATGGCTGTTGCTAAAACCAACAATGGTCCACTGACAATTCTTGGTGCTCCAAGAAATCAACACAAAGGAGTTGTTATGACAGTTTTCAATGAAAAACTGGAAGATCAAATAAGACCCTTTCAATCACAG acTGGTGAATATTTTGGGGCTGAGGTTTGTGCCATGGATGTGGATTCTGATGGTGTGACTGATCTAATCCTCATATCCTCTCCGATGTACAAAGACGTTGATAGAGAAGGACGAGTTTATGTCTGTGAATTAAGTCGTTTG AGTgtggtttgttattttgataaTCCATTACAAATAACCACACTAAGAGGTGATGTGTCTGTCAGAGGGAGGTTTGGCTCGTCTCTTGCTGTTCTACCTGATATAAATGCAGACACATTCAATGATTTGGCTGTTGGAGCTCCTTTGGAGAATGATGGCCAAGGCAGCATCTACATATTccaaggagaaggaggaagaaaaataaatcctactTATTCACAG AGAATTGCTGCATCTGCCGTCCAATCAGGCCTGAAGTTATTTGGCATCTCAATCAGTCAGTCTTCCTACGATCACAGTGGTGATGGACTTACTGACTTAGCAGTGGGTTCAAAGGGAAAAGTTGTCATACTCAG ATCCAGACCAGTTGTAACAGTGACTGCCACTGTGTCGTTCAACCCAAATTTGATCCCGACTCAAAACCCAAACTGTTCAGAACCACTGCCAAGCAATGCTACTGTCTGCTTTACTATGAGCAAACTGTCTAATGTGAATGAAG CTCAAGCACAGGTTAATTTCACTTTAACGTTGGACGCAAATCGTAAGATACCAAACAACCGAGCTGAGATCAGCAAGGATGTGAGGCACAAGAGTGGATCTCttaatcttaatttaaataGGAAAGAATGCATTGATGTGGACTTTTTTATTGAG TCTTGTCCAGAAGATGCTCTCAATCCGCTCAATAATGAGCTCAGATTCATGTTTGGTGGTTTACCTTCTGGCTCAAACCCTAGACCAAGCCTTTCGCCACAGGTTCAAACCACAACATTTCATTAT ATTGGGTTTGAGATCAGTTGTGGAGCTGACAAAGTGTGTGAAGACAACTTGAAGGTGGATTTTAACTTCACCAA ATCCTCAGTGGTTAAAGTCGGCATAGATGAACTTTTGAATGTGACTGTCTCTGTGAAGAACAGAGGAGAAAACTCGTACAACAGTCGCATTACTCTCACATACCCAGTTGGGCTCTCCTACAGGAAGGTTACACCTCTGGAA GGAAGAATTGAATGCAACTCTGTGGACAGTGAGGATGGTGTAACAAAAGGAAAGACAGTCTGTAGCGTCGACAAACCAATATTCAAAAGCAACTCCATG gCAATCTTCATTGTCTCATATGGTTTCAACACCAACAGAGGTCTTAGTAGAAAGATCGAAGTGACTGCGAAGGCCACCAG TGACAATGAGCGTCACTCCTCTTCTAGTGAAGTCGACAAAAAACAGGAGATTGATGTCAAGTACAGTGTTTTTGTCACAATTGAAAG CTCCCTCAGCTACAACAATTTCACATTTGGCGAAAATGCTGCTCAAAAACCActtgagcaaaaaataaag GTTTTTAACACTATCAGACCACTAAATTTGACTGTGGTGATCAAAGTTCCGGTAAAACTTGGTGACAAAGACATCTGGATGGACATGAGCAGTTTTCAG ATTCCAGACTGTCAGAGCAGCAGAGATGAAGAACCCACTGTCACTGATTTTGTTGataagataaaagaaaagaaaatattg GACTGCACCGTAGCAAAGTGCAGAGTGTTCAGGTGCTACCAGTTCATGGAAAGGAACAAGGACAAAACGTACACCATCTCTGCAAACATCAGCTCAGGGTGGATAGAACAG ATCGGACTTTCATCTGCGAAGTTCCTCCTGACCAGTACAGCCAGTCTAGAGTATGATGAGAACCAGTATATCTTCTTCTCTACAACCTCTAACAGTGACCCTCCTGTTCACAAG ATTGAAGCAGAGGTAGAAGTGTTTCCTAAACCAGATTTCACTAAAGAGATTATAGGAGGATCTCTGGGAGGGTTGGCCTTTCTGGCTTTACTTACTGCCGGTCTGTATAAG GCTGGATTTTTCAAGAGCAAATATAATGATatgattaataaaaatgcagaagcTGAAGGAGACGCACCAGCGGAGGGATGA
- the LOC102230682 gene encoding integrin alpha-D-like — MDWIITLTLFCSVLKAAVGFNVDSGSWKTLSEGDESFGYQVVQRQSDMLVSAPLLQYDKNKRGQIYRCNPREKRCSSLLALEQRAAVNMSLGLTMANDPSTQNTMVCGPTIPRDCTTITMSNGLCYEIDQHDTIEKSYPSATEECRTQADIAFLLDGSGSVADDDFIRMKTFVKNLIKTFLGRDTQFAITQFSDDPRTEYYFNTFNTSDWESQIKKIRQLTGKTFTAKAIQNVANDVFSPQKGSRSNVKRILIVITDGESNDPDQLSTVTQSADEKKIVRFVIGVGDAFTSPKAKQELRKIASQPSDNFVFEVGSFDALGRIQETLQAKIFSIEGSQGTGETLKQEMSQEGFRAAYVSGINNIKYIQMTMVGANQWKGGYKKYLLSNVLNNVTFEPSSIEIDSYLGYSMALAKTNNGPLTILGAPRNEHKGIVMTVFKEQPRDKFRPLEQQTGEYFGAEVCAMDVDNDGVTDLILISSPMYKDIDREGRVYVCELSGLHVQCHFHNPSQITTLRGDASVRGRFGSSLAVLPDINADTFNDLAVGAPLENDGQGSIYIFQGEGGRKINPTYSQRIAASAVQSGLKLFGISISQSSYDQSGDGLPDLAVGSKGKVVILRSRPVVTVTATVSFNPNQIPTQNPDCSEPLPSKATVCFTMSKLSNVNEAQAQVNFTLTLDANRKIPNNRAEISKDVRYKSGSLNLNLNRKECIDVNFFIESCPEDALNPLNNELRFTFDGLPSGSNPRPSLSPQVQTTTSNSLGFMISCGADKVCEDHLRVDFNFTTSSVVKVGIDELLNVTVFVENIGENSYNSHIILTYPVGLSYRKVKSEKGRIECNSVDSEDGVTKGKTVCSVDKPIFKSNSMAIFIVSYGHNTNSDLGRKIEVTAKATSDNERHSSSSEVDKNKYIDVKYSVFIAIESSLSYNNFTFGENAAQKKFQQKIKVTNTIRPLNFTVVIKVPVKLGDKDIWMDMSSFQIPGCQRSRDEEPTVTDFVDKIKEKKILDCTVAKCRVFRCYQFMERNKDKTYTISANISSGWIEQIGLSSAKFLLTSTASLEYDENQYVFFSTTSNNDPPVRKIEAEVEVFPKPNFIKEIIGGSLGGLAFLILLTAGLYKAGFFKSKYNEMISENEGEDKDALAEG; from the exons ATGGACTGGATAATTACTCTGACACTTTTCTGTTCAG tgcTAAAAGCTGCAGTCGGCTTTAATGTTGATTCTGGGTCTTGGAAAACCCTGAGTGAAGGTGATGAAAGTTTTGGCTACCAGGTGGTGCAAAGACAATCAGA TATGCTTGTCAGCGCACCACTACTGCAGTATGATAAGAATAAAAGGGGACAGATATATCGGTGCAACCCAAGAGAGAAGAGATGTAGCAGTCTTCTCGCTCTAG AGCAAAGAGCTGCTGTCAACATGTCTCTTGGTTTGACGATGGCCAATGATCCGtcaacacaaaacacaatg GTCTGTGGTCCCACCATTCCCAGAGACTGCACAACTATCACCATGTCTAATGGTTTGTGCTATGAGATTGATCAACATGATACGATTGAAAAGTCTTACCCGTCTGCCACTGAAG AGTGTCGAACCCAAGCTGACATTGCATTTCTGTTGGATGGCTCAGGGAGTGTAGCCGATGATGATTTTAtcagaatgaaaacatttgtgaaaaatcttATCAAAACATTCCTGGGAAGAGATACACAG ttTGCCATTACCCAGTTTTCTGATGATCCAAGAACAGAATATTACTTTAATACTTTTAACACTTCCGACTGGGAATCTCAGATTAAAAAGATCCGTCAATTAACTGGAAAAACGTTTACAGCTAAAGCCATCCAAAATGTTGC gAATGATGTCTTCTCACCACAAAAGGGTTCCAGATCAAATGTGAAAAGGATTTTGATAGTGATTACAGATGGCGAATCAAATGACCCCGATCAATTATCAACAGTAACACAATCAgctgatgaaaagaaaatagttcGATTTGTTATTGGG GTGGGGGACGCATTCACAagtccaaaagcaaaacaagagcTCAGAAAGATTGCATCTCAACCTTCTgacaattttgtgtttgaagTGGGAAGCTTTGATGCTCTTGGCAGAATACAGGAGACCTTGCAGGCCAAAATTTTTTCCATTGAAG gATCTCAAGGGACTGGAGAGACACTGAAACAAGAAATGTCTCAAGAAGGATTCAGAGCAGCTTATGTGTCTGGGATAAATAAcatcaaa TATATTCAGATGACTATGGTTGGTGCTAACCAGTGGAAAGGAGGCTACAAGAAATACTTGCTTAGTAATGTTTTAAACAACGTCACATTTGAGCCATCGTCCATTGAGATTGACAGTTACCTTG GTTATTCCATGGCTCTCGCTAAAACCAACAACGGCCCACTGACAATTCTTGGTGCTCCAAGAAATGAACACAAAGGAATTGTTATGACTGTTTTCAAAGAACAACCGAGAGATAAATTCAGACCCCTTGAACAACAG acTGGTGAATATTTTGGGGCTGAGGTTTGTGCCATGGATGTGGATAATGACGGTGTGACTGATCTAATCCTCATATCCTCTCCAATGTACAAAGACATTGATAGAGAAGGACGAGTTTATGTCTGTGAATTAAGTGGTTTG CATGTGCAATGTCACTTTCATAATCCATCACAAATAACCACACTAAGAGGTGATGCGTCTGTCAGAGGGAGGTTTGGCTCGTCTCTTGCTGTTCTGCCTGATATAAATGCAGACACATTCAATGATTTGGCTGTTGGAGCTCCTTTGGAGAATGATGGCCAAGGCAGCATCTACATATTtcaaggagaaggaggaagaaaaataaatcctactTATTCACag AGAATTGCTGCATCTGCCGTCCAATCAGGCCTGAAGTTATTTGGCATCTCAATCAGTCAGTCTTCCTACGATCAGAGTGGTGATGGACTTCCTGACTTAGCAGTGGGTTCAAAGGGAAAAGTTGTCATACTCAG ATCCAGACCAGTTGTAACAGTGACTGCCACTGTGTCGTTCAACCCAAATCAAATCCCGACTCAAAACCCAGACTGTTCAGAACCACTGCCAAGCAAGGCTACTGTCTGCTTTACTATGAGCAAACTGTCTAATGTGAATGAAG CTCAAGCACAGGTTAATTTCACTTTAACGTTGGACGCAAATCGGAAGATACCAAACAACCGAGCTGAGATCAGCAAGGATGTGAGGTACAAGAGTGGATCTCttaatcttaatttaaataGGAAAGAATGCATTGATGTGAACTTTTTTATTGAG TCTTGTCCAGAAGATGCTCTCAATCCACTCAATAATGAGCTCAGATTCACGTTTGATGGTTTACCTTCTGGCTCAAACCCTAGACCAAGCCTTTCGCCACAGGTTCAAACCACAACCTCAAATTCT CTTGGCTTTATGATCAGTTGTGGAGCTGATAAAGTTTGTGAAGATCACTTGAGGGTGGATTTCAACTTCACTAC ATCTTCAGTGGTTAAAGTTGGAATAGATGAACTTCTCAATGTGACTGTGTTTGTGGAAAACATAGGGGAAAACTCATACAACAGTCACATTATTCTCACATACCCAGTTGGGCTCTCCTACAGGAAGGTTAAATCTGAGAAA GGAAGAATTGAATGCAACTCTGTGGACAGTGAGGATGGTGTAACAAAAGGAAAGACAGTCTGTAGCGTCGACAAACCAATATTCAAAAGCAACTCCATG GCAATCTTCATCGTCTCCTATGGTCACAACACCAACAGTGATCTTGGTAGAAAGATCGAAGTGACTGCGAAGGCCACCAG TGACAATGAACGTCACTCCTCTTCTAGTGAAGtcgacaaaaacaaatacattgaTGTCAAGTATagtgtttttattgcaattGAAAG CTCCCTCAGCTACAACAATTTCACATTTGGAGAAAATGCTGCTCAGaaaaaatttcagcaaaaaataaag GTTACTAACACCATTAGACCACTAAATTTTACTGTGGTGATTAAAGTTCCTGTAAAACTTGGTGACAAAGACATCTGGATGGACATGAGCAGTTTTCAG ATTCCAGGCTGTCAGAGAAGCAGAGATGAAGAACCCACTGTCACTGATTTTGTTGataagataaaagaaaagaaaatattg GACTGCACCGTAGCAAAGTGCAGAGTGTTCAGGTGCTACCAGTTCATGGAAAGGAACAAGGACAAAACGTACACCATCTCTGCAAACATCAGCTCAGGATGGATAGAACAG aTCGGACTTTCATCTGCGAAGTTCCTCCTGACCAGTACAGCCAGTCTAGAGTATGATGAGAACCAGTATGTCTTCTTCTCTACAACCTCTAATAATGACCCTCCTGTTCGCAAG ATTGAAGCAGAGGTAGAAGTGTTTCCTAAACCAAATTTCATTAAAGAGATTATAGGAGGATCTCTGGGAGGATTGGCCTTTCTGATTCTACTTACTGCCGGTCTGTATAAG GCTGGATTTTTCAAGAGCAAATATAATGAGATGATTAGTGAAAATGAAGGAGAAGACAAAGACGCACTAGCAGAGGGATGA